The proteins below come from a single Leptospiraceae bacterium genomic window:
- a CDS encoding TonB-dependent receptor: protein MKIFGLFLTFFSIVHLVADGSTSNTIYIGSFLSYKSKEDTSNRDAVLEKLKKELSQSGFEVIILSGNNSENLKTAREDNGKYYLSGYYSRKPNGNLLIYGHIYNPDKGNIIDALNVSDSLGDVSEIDLPPEEIRISDDVVTDRFAKKFSQKVKFNTTRKENAENIDEYIHATSIGKDLSLPIVAVDSKASEDVFKLLQQTEVVTASRTKESLIDVPATTMVITEQDFKNRGYTSLQDVFNDLPGFDVIGLGGSDPINLYQRGYRTPYTSRTLLMIDGILQNDLWNQVATVDRTYPISAIKRIEIIYGPASAVYGPNAFQGIVNIITKTAKDNGGKALAGRTSFMYGTGPNWTVDGNVTSQIGDLGIAISARTTQGEDENNNVKGKGFSSPFYLRNPNIWGPALFYGDFGKPYGTYRDSVNNWGTIMSVTYKTLKVGTNLSNKDESYGGHYPGDKAQTNAYWSKRLVNVYAENTVEITPKLTSYTLALARDTSTYGTWAEADGSSLTDPSYVSITNWRNANSSILVNQNIEYKVNDNLKILAGLKYEAKKLTKFYDIPGYWWGPTYFSSVNLLNPNVNKGVDKDPIQSNGGYSVYLSSDPLMLKGPSGRGRMPEENTIGTYDRGGFLLSIIDIGKFRFSPGIRYDENSVYGRALNPRITAIYKLQEQTAIKLLYGEAFNEPPPLLLYGGFSGRVSDANLRPEKVKTTELVLMRQGKQIFNEASFFYSRYEDVIRESGPNGGRRRIYGLEYKFKWNFNNFITNSAPISFYTYYTYTLAQSDTYYDHNMKQWKDGATPLGQYEYLFQGAKVDGPFGQYYNGLASYIPRERKFTNLGDVAPHKINIGINLPIRETFILNFRGNFVSAREFYSRNVLSNNGPLPDTETETLLRRSAQQEQKRLEPYIVFDTGFTYNFKEYGFFTFKIMNLFNEYYVHPGVGNGNAGNYYYARSTGYDSSILPQPGRSYMVNLTLTF, encoded by the coding sequence ATGAAAATTTTTGGCCTATTCTTAACTTTTTTTTCTATTGTTCACTTAGTTGCAGATGGTTCTACTTCTAATACAATTTATATTGGATCTTTTTTATCCTATAAATCGAAAGAAGATACTTCTAATCGCGATGCAGTATTGGAGAAATTGAAAAAAGAACTATCCCAGAGTGGTTTCGAGGTAATTATACTCTCAGGAAATAATTCTGAGAATCTCAAAACTGCAAGAGAGGATAATGGCAAATATTATCTCAGCGGATACTATTCCCGTAAGCCCAATGGGAATTTACTAATTTACGGTCATATTTACAATCCAGATAAAGGGAATATTATCGATGCACTCAATGTTTCTGATTCTCTTGGAGATGTAAGTGAAATTGATTTACCTCCAGAGGAAATTCGTATATCGGATGACGTTGTGACAGACAGATTTGCAAAAAAGTTTTCCCAGAAAGTAAAATTCAATACTACCCGAAAAGAGAACGCAGAGAATATAGATGAATATATTCACGCTACTTCCATTGGAAAAGACTTGAGTTTACCAATAGTAGCCGTTGACTCAAAAGCTTCTGAAGATGTATTCAAACTTTTACAACAGACTGAAGTTGTTACTGCCTCTCGTACCAAAGAGAGTTTGATTGATGTTCCAGCTACGACAATGGTAATAACCGAGCAAGATTTTAAAAATCGAGGTTATACAAGCCTGCAAGATGTCTTCAATGATTTACCTGGCTTTGATGTAATTGGACTTGGTGGATCTGACCCAATTAACTTATATCAAAGAGGCTATCGGACTCCCTATACTTCAAGAACCCTTCTGATGATAGATGGAATTTTACAAAATGATTTGTGGAATCAAGTTGCAACCGTCGATAGAACGTATCCGATTTCTGCAATCAAGCGAATAGAAATAATTTATGGTCCGGCATCGGCTGTTTATGGTCCAAATGCGTTTCAAGGGATTGTGAATATCATTACTAAAACCGCAAAAGATAACGGTGGAAAGGCATTAGCCGGAAGAACTAGTTTTATGTATGGAACAGGACCTAATTGGACTGTCGACGGAAATGTAACTTCTCAAATTGGAGACTTGGGTATTGCAATTTCTGCAAGGACTACGCAAGGAGAGGATGAAAATAATAATGTGAAGGGCAAAGGTTTTAGTTCTCCTTTTTATCTGAGAAACCCAAATATTTGGGGACCTGCCTTGTTTTATGGTGATTTCGGAAAACCATACGGAACATACAGGGACTCGGTTAATAATTGGGGAACAATTATGAGTGTCACTTATAAGACTTTAAAGGTTGGCACAAATCTTAGTAATAAAGATGAAAGTTATGGAGGTCACTATCCCGGTGACAAAGCACAAACGAATGCCTATTGGAGTAAAAGGCTTGTGAACGTGTATGCAGAAAACACAGTTGAAATCACTCCTAAACTTACCTCCTACACTTTGGCACTCGCTCGAGATACATCCACCTACGGAACTTGGGCTGAGGCAGATGGTTCGAGTTTAACTGACCCGTCTTATGTTAGTATCACAAATTGGAGGAATGCAAATTCTAGTATCTTAGTTAACCAAAACATCGAATACAAAGTGAATGATAACTTAAAGATTCTAGCTGGTTTAAAATACGAAGCTAAGAAATTAACTAAATTTTATGATATACCCGGATATTGGTGGGGACCTACTTATTTCAGCTCTGTGAATCTTTTGAATCCAAATGTAAACAAAGGAGTAGATAAAGATCCAATTCAATCAAATGGTGGGTATTCTGTATACTTGAGCTCTGATCCGCTTATGCTGAAAGGTCCTTCTGGTCGGGGTAGAATGCCGGAAGAGAATACAATTGGAACGTATGATAGAGGGGGATTTCTTTTATCAATTATAGATATTGGAAAGTTTAGATTTAGTCCAGGTATACGATATGATGAAAACTCTGTCTATGGTAGAGCTTTAAATCCAAGAATTACTGCAATTTATAAACTGCAAGAGCAAACAGCCATAAAGTTATTGTATGGGGAAGCGTTTAATGAACCTCCTCCTCTTTTGCTCTATGGGGGGTTCTCAGGAAGAGTTTCCGACGCAAACTTAAGACCTGAAAAAGTTAAAACTACAGAGTTAGTACTAATGCGACAAGGAAAACAAATATTCAATGAAGCTTCCTTTTTTTATTCGAGATATGAGGATGTGATTAGAGAGTCCGGACCTAATGGGGGACGAAGAAGAATTTACGGTCTTGAGTACAAGTTCAAATGGAATTTTAATAATTTTATAACTAATTCTGCGCCAATTAGTTTTTATACTTACTATACTTATACTTTGGCTCAATCAGATACATACTATGATCATAATATGAAACAATGGAAAGATGGGGCAACTCCGCTTGGGCAGTATGAGTATTTATTTCAAGGAGCAAAAGTGGATGGACCTTTTGGTCAATATTATAATGGACTTGCTTCTTACATTCCTAGGGAAAGAAAGTTTACAAACTTAGGGGATGTTGCCCCTCATAAAATAAATATTGGAATTAACCTACCGATTAGAGAAACTTTTATTCTAAATTTTAGGGGTAATTTTGTAAGTGCAAGAGAATTTTATTCTAGAAACGTGCTAAGTAATAATGGTCCTTTACCTGATACAGAGACGGAAACCCTGCTAAGGCGTTCAGCTCAACAAGAACAAAAACGCCTAGAGCCGTATATTGTGTTTGATACTGGATTTACTTATAACTTTAAAGAATACGGCTTTTTTACTTTTAAAATCATGAACTTATTTAATGAATACTATGTGCATCCGGGTGTAGGAAATGGAAATGCTGGGAATTACTACTATGCCAGATCAACTGGTTATGATTCCTCTATTTTACCTCAGCCGGGACGATCTTATATGGTTAACTTGACGTTGACATTTTAA
- a CDS encoding OmpA family protein — MRFYTLIIVLFFTFPIFSIEETLVLETPTVFFSPNFDDINDTMILSIKYSGSRVPVDWRIHIADESGKVIKVFSADLRHKRKKGFYAYLFSGDTELEKVKLKIPEKIEWLGNDNSGKIMNDGRYIHQMKIQFSDKTEIKSKPTSIYLDSISPYTRITSDNRYFTPNGDKVFDNLTIKQDIFGDSTDRWYGTFYNEKNEPIRTFVWDTKSIPKSLIWDGKDDRGILQDEGIYSYQLSGEDFSQNKMTATLENIYLSRGTENVDVQSNISYFSPNGDRIKDKVFFKPVYLEKNITGWELLIFKKDGSKEEPIKLFSGSIVPDSQIEWDGKDSNGKIVSDDTYFYRLRINLGAKVIKSPERKIVVDKKEKKILFRLSSKTFTPDGDENLDFLEIFPEIEQFSIKTWKVTILHKYEIDGISKTKVLKKWKGIGLPAKRIVWDGYADNGVLIASLSNLEIHFSFRNELNEIQFYKVKEFSTGILVNMKEDKLRISIPESVLKKNESDILSDIKKIISLYPGYKVQIQSHSKQPGDNKENMKKTEARAKDLFKKMFDRDMDFERYTYQAYGEVEPLFYEEDEYKQEMNDRFDVLFTLPDLSKKK; from the coding sequence ATGCGTTTTTATACTTTAATAATTGTTTTATTTTTTACTTTTCCAATTTTTTCTATTGAAGAAACACTAGTGTTAGAAACTCCGACTGTATTTTTTTCCCCAAACTTTGATGATATAAATGATACGATGATTCTCAGTATAAAATACTCCGGATCGCGTGTTCCTGTAGACTGGAGGATTCATATTGCCGATGAATCTGGCAAAGTAATAAAAGTATTTTCCGCTGACCTGCGACACAAAAGGAAAAAAGGATTTTATGCCTATTTATTCTCTGGAGATACTGAACTTGAAAAAGTAAAATTAAAAATCCCAGAAAAAATCGAATGGTTAGGTAATGATAATTCTGGAAAAATAATGAATGATGGACGTTACATTCATCAAATGAAAATTCAATTTTCGGATAAAACAGAAATAAAATCTAAACCAACTTCCATTTATTTGGATTCGATTTCCCCTTATACGAGGATAACTTCGGATAATCGTTATTTTACTCCAAATGGGGATAAGGTATTTGATAATCTAACAATCAAACAAGACATTTTCGGAGATTCTACGGATCGTTGGTATGGAACTTTTTACAATGAAAAGAATGAGCCAATTCGTACATTTGTTTGGGATACAAAATCAATTCCTAAAAGTTTAATTTGGGATGGAAAGGATGACAGGGGAATATTACAAGATGAGGGAATATATTCTTATCAACTCAGTGGTGAGGATTTTTCTCAAAATAAAATGACAGCTACACTGGAAAATATTTATCTTAGCAGAGGTACTGAAAATGTAGACGTCCAGTCAAATATTTCCTATTTTTCGCCTAACGGCGATCGAATCAAAGATAAAGTATTTTTTAAGCCAGTATATTTAGAAAAAAATATTACTGGATGGGAATTATTAATTTTCAAAAAGGATGGGAGCAAGGAAGAACCGATTAAACTATTTTCTGGAAGTATTGTACCTGATTCTCAAATTGAATGGGATGGCAAAGACTCCAATGGAAAAATTGTTTCAGATGATACTTATTTCTATCGTTTAAGAATAAATTTGGGAGCAAAAGTTATTAAGTCCCCCGAAAGGAAAATTGTCGTAGATAAAAAAGAGAAAAAAATTCTATTTCGTTTATCGTCTAAAACATTTACTCCTGATGGTGATGAAAATTTAGATTTCCTCGAAATATTTCCTGAGATTGAACAATTTTCAATTAAAACTTGGAAAGTTACTATTTTGCACAAGTATGAAATTGATGGAATTTCCAAAACAAAAGTGCTAAAAAAATGGAAAGGAATTGGGTTACCAGCGAAAAGAATCGTCTGGGATGGATATGCGGATAATGGAGTATTAATTGCTTCGCTAAGTAATTTAGAAATTCATTTTTCTTTTAGAAATGAATTAAATGAAATTCAATTTTACAAAGTAAAAGAATTTAGTACTGGAATTTTAGTTAATATGAAAGAAGACAAACTTAGAATCTCTATTCCAGAATCTGTCCTGAAAAAAAATGAATCAGATATTTTGAGTGATATAAAAAAAATAATTTCTCTTTATCCTGGTTACAAAGTCCAAATTCAATCCCACTCGAAGCAACCCGGCGACAATAAAGAGAATATGAAAAAAACAGAAGCTCGCGCAAAAGATTTATTTAAAAAAATGTTTGATCGCGATATGGACTTTGAACGTTACACCTACCAAGCGTATGGGGAAGTCGAACCTTTATTTTACGAGGAAGACGAATATAAACAAGAGATGAATGATCGTTTTGATGTATTATTCACTTTGCCTGATCTTAGTAAAAAGAAGTAA
- a CDS encoding leucyl/phenylalanyl-tRNA--protein transferase, with the protein MEDFQKFFGDPLRKMDDLVAIGGDFSSDRLLYAYMHGIFPWSQNPIRWYCLHPRAIFEIDGLHVSKTVRKKIRKQIYKITFNQAFTEVMKGCAQRVNEITWISDGFLKGYTNLHQKGYAHSVEAWNSKGELVGGAYGVAVGKLFAGESMFSVESDAGKVSLTYLFEALYRDGFTLFDTQQLNEVTWALGAYEITKESYLERLHKAVEIPDKWNPPSILSEEKFLILELKPRRSILEFI; encoded by the coding sequence ATGGAAGATTTTCAAAAATTTTTTGGAGATCCGCTTCGAAAGATGGATGATCTAGTTGCAATCGGAGGAGATTTTTCTTCGGATAGGTTATTATATGCTTATATGCACGGTATTTTTCCGTGGTCACAGAATCCGATACGTTGGTATTGTTTGCACCCTCGAGCAATATTTGAAATTGACGGACTTCATGTTTCAAAAACCGTTCGAAAAAAAATCCGAAAACAAATCTACAAAATTACCTTTAACCAAGCATTTACTGAAGTTATGAAAGGCTGCGCACAACGAGTAAATGAAATTACTTGGATTTCAGATGGATTCTTAAAAGGGTATACGAACTTACATCAAAAAGGTTATGCACATAGTGTAGAAGCCTGGAACTCAAAAGGGGAACTAGTAGGTGGTGCTTATGGAGTTGCCGTCGGAAAATTATTTGCAGGTGAAAGTATGTTTTCCGTTGAATCCGATGCAGGTAAAGTTTCCCTTACGTATTTATTTGAGGCACTCTATCGAGATGGATTTACTCTTTTTGATACCCAACAATTAAATGAAGTAACTTGGGCTCTTGGTGCCTACGAAATAACGAAAGAGTCCTATTTAGAACGACTGCATAAAGCTGTTGAAATCCCAGATAAGTGGAATCCACCCTCAATTTTATCGGAAGAAAAATTTTTAATCCTCGAATTAAAACCACGGAGGTCGATCTTAGAATTTATTTAA
- a CDS encoding OmpA family protein, translating to MKKKIVVLMTLVIFSMVSCETLSKIGKNTAIGALTGCLGGLLAGAAYDEAIKKKASGGSINDVVKSAFGKKKKAGTKGKAVGLAAGCALGLGAGLYFDLMKDDIKEDLESKKIGVAEVRGADGDIEALSLKLGEQAIKFDPGKAEIPGSGKSTLDKIAESMKAYPDTKLNITGHTDASGDPAANKRLSQMRADAVKDYLMSQGVTAEQIGGSTGIGSDRLAPGASPNDPANRRVELAITAG from the coding sequence ATGAAAAAAAAGATAGTAGTATTAATGACTCTTGTGATTTTTTCAATGGTGTCTTGTGAAACTTTAAGCAAAATCGGAAAGAATACTGCAATTGGTGCACTTACAGGTTGCCTTGGTGGTTTATTAGCTGGTGCTGCGTATGACGAAGCAATTAAGAAAAAGGCTTCTGGTGGAAGCATTAATGATGTAGTAAAATCTGCTTTTGGCAAAAAGAAAAAAGCTGGCACTAAAGGTAAGGCTGTTGGTCTTGCTGCTGGTTGTGCGCTTGGTTTAGGTGCTGGGTTATATTTTGATTTAATGAAAGATGATATCAAAGAAGACCTTGAATCTAAAAAAATTGGAGTTGCTGAAGTTCGTGGAGCGGATGGAGACATTGAAGCTCTTAGTTTGAAACTTGGTGAACAAGCAATCAAATTTGATCCAGGTAAAGCTGAAATTCCAGGTTCTGGAAAATCTACACTTGATAAAATTGCTGAATCTATGAAAGCATACCCAGACACAAAATTAAATATTACTGGTCACACTGATGCATCTGGTGATCCTGCTGCAAACAAACGTTTAAGCCAAATGAGAGCTGATGCAGTAAAAGATTATTTAATGTCTCAAGGTGTTACTGCTGAGCAAATTGGTGGTTCTACAGGCATTGGTTCTGATCGTTTAGCTCCAGGAGCAAGTCCAAATGATCCTGCTAACCGTCGTGTTGAATTAGCGATTACTGCTGGTTAA
- a CDS encoding WG repeat-containing protein, with the protein MKLQKLNISNFTLSLLLLILQVSTIHSEEILFRINRLANWKTYHWGIMNVSGKIIIAPKFEGIGEFQRDVALAKSNGKWGVINRKGEFLRKPEFQDAREFENGLAWIIQNCAYWIAYECERGKWGLINTTGEILIPPKYDGVLSEEAPYIPRLFGKPSGELTQDRIFFGKDGYARVFKESPDRFNRIRKYGIVNSEGKELIPPQYHKIDFFQNDIAAFSVSEKGIQYGLISISGEIILEPSYRNIESLVPFGEADEVIWSASYYDKDEKRVLHKLLSKEGKELSELRFHQVKPFQNGLAFARKTHTSLWGQIDRTGNWSLEPTYKSLSDIIPREETKKKYIVELDGKRYYREKEENALWFSERKLDPYDKVEREFWGFSDLAGNVIYPAQSFEKGLFSDGVSWVSLRYRKKNNEHIIYQALLDEQGKELTLPIYLYTLPFRNGLGVAQVFGGNWGYLNKGGKVVWWIK; encoded by the coding sequence ATGAAACTTCAAAAATTAAATATATCAAACTTTACTCTTAGTTTATTATTACTTATCCTACAAGTTTCAACTATTCATTCAGAAGAAATTTTATTTCGAATCAATCGACTTGCGAATTGGAAAACATACCATTGGGGAATAATGAACGTTTCCGGTAAAATAATTATTGCACCGAAGTTCGAGGGAATAGGAGAATTCCAAAGAGATGTTGCCTTAGCAAAATCCAACGGAAAATGGGGGGTCATCAATCGCAAAGGAGAATTTTTACGTAAACCAGAATTCCAAGATGCAAGAGAGTTTGAAAATGGACTAGCTTGGATAATTCAAAATTGTGCGTATTGGATAGCTTACGAATGCGAAAGAGGCAAATGGGGATTAATCAATACTACTGGCGAAATTTTAATTCCACCCAAATACGACGGAGTATTATCCGAAGAAGCTCCGTATATCCCAAGATTATTTGGAAAACCATCGGGAGAATTGACACAAGATAGAATTTTTTTCGGAAAAGACGGATACGCAAGAGTATTCAAAGAAAGTCCAGATCGTTTTAATCGAATTCGCAAATACGGAATTGTAAACTCAGAAGGAAAAGAATTAATTCCGCCACAGTATCACAAGATAGATTTTTTTCAAAATGACATTGCAGCGTTTTCGGTTAGTGAAAAAGGAATTCAATATGGACTTATTTCTATTTCAGGAGAAATTATTCTTGAACCAAGTTATAGAAATATTGAATCCCTTGTTCCATTCGGAGAAGCTGATGAAGTCATTTGGTCAGCATCTTACTATGACAAAGACGAAAAAAGAGTTCTACACAAATTACTTTCCAAAGAAGGAAAAGAACTTTCCGAATTACGATTCCACCAAGTAAAACCTTTTCAAAACGGACTCGCATTCGCCAGAAAAACTCATACATCTCTTTGGGGACAAATCGACCGCACTGGAAATTGGAGCCTTGAACCAACGTACAAAAGCCTAAGCGATATTATCCCCAGAGAAGAGACAAAGAAAAAATACATAGTCGAGCTAGATGGGAAAAGGTATTACCGCGAAAAAGAAGAAAATGCTTTGTGGTTTTCAGAAAGAAAGTTAGATCCTTACGATAAAGTGGAAAGAGAATTCTGGGGATTTTCCGACCTAGCGGGTAATGTAATTTATCCAGCACAGTCTTTCGAAAAAGGACTTTTCTCCGATGGAGTCTCGTGGGTAAGCCTACGTTACCGCAAAAAAAACAACGAGCATATAATCTACCAAGCCCTCCTCGACGAACAGGGCAAAGAACTTACTTTACCGATTTACTTATACACACTCCCCTTTCGTAATGGTCTTGGTGTCGCCCAAGTCTTTGGGGGTAATTGGGGTTATCTGAATAAAGGAGGAAAGGTTGTGTGGTGGATTAAGTGA
- a CDS encoding CapA family protein, which translates to MVHSTQLKSAYDPKCKCYNFDPVFKDVKNYLLSSDIAFGNLETTLPGDAKLFAGYPQFGSPDELVQTLKDIGFDIVTTSNNHSVDTGRKGIDHTIDTLDKVGIKHLGTYKSQEEFEKNRILLHRVKDFTIAFLSYTYSTNGIQIPKDKIVNLIDKTRISEDIQMAKSMNPDLIIVSYHFGTEYARFPDKFQKEMVDFAFLEGADIILGGHPHVLQHYEVNVLEDKYGEKKQRMVVYSLGNFVSGQIKRYTNGGMIFNFNLKKTFRNGRAEISIQDIDYVPVFVYVSNEKTGYQYNLIPVEKYLLNDQELKLTPGAYRSMLEFYEDTNSHLKKNSFVGVNFIQ; encoded by the coding sequence ATGGTGCATTCTACTCAGTTGAAATCTGCTTACGACCCCAAGTGTAAGTGTTATAATTTTGATCCAGTATTTAAGGATGTAAAGAATTATTTACTGAGTTCTGATATTGCGTTTGGAAACTTAGAAACAACTCTTCCCGGTGATGCAAAATTATTTGCTGGGTATCCACAATTTGGTTCCCCAGATGAATTGGTGCAAACATTAAAAGATATAGGTTTTGATATTGTCACGACCTCAAACAATCATTCGGTAGATACAGGACGTAAAGGTATCGATCACACAATAGACACACTGGATAAAGTAGGAATTAAACATCTTGGGACTTATAAATCGCAAGAAGAGTTTGAAAAGAATAGAATTTTATTACATCGAGTAAAGGACTTTACGATAGCATTTCTAAGTTATACGTATAGTACCAATGGAATTCAAATTCCGAAAGATAAAATTGTCAATCTAATCGATAAAACTCGCATCAGTGAAGATATTCAAATGGCGAAAAGTATGAATCCGGATCTAATAATTGTGTCTTATCATTTTGGTACAGAATATGCAAGATTTCCAGATAAGTTTCAAAAGGAAATGGTTGATTTTGCTTTTTTAGAGGGAGCAGATATTATTTTGGGGGGTCATCCTCATGTACTGCAACACTATGAAGTAAATGTATTGGAAGATAAATATGGAGAAAAGAAACAGAGAATGGTTGTTTATTCTTTAGGGAATTTTGTTTCCGGCCAAATCAAACGTTATACGAATGGTGGGATGATTTTTAATTTTAATTTAAAAAAAACATTTCGAAATGGTCGTGCTGAAATTTCTATTCAAGATATAGATTATGTTCCTGTGTTTGTATATGTTTCCAATGAAAAAACCGGATATCAATACAATTTAATTCCTGTAGAAAAATACTTACTCAATGACCAAGAGTTAAAGTTGACACCGGGCGCCTACAGATCTATGCTTGAATTTTATGAAGATACAAATTCTCATCTGAAAAAAAATTCTTTTGTAGGAGTTAATTTCATTCAATGA
- a CDS encoding SH3 domain-containing protein — MYNYKNIFIILILCFANSLISKPNISYKIGDRLYVLAKSGLHLRAKPSKRGRLLQTVSFGSAALVQQITDKEYEAEGIPGFWVKVIADDREGYLFDGFLSTYPPPVNELPSLSAPTLKSYAEKFLPKDTKVSESTDETMVTTSTLILPLARLEEAYLLGVCFLYNFDKYKYPLKTDIIKYADTEVKYIVTKDKLGNTLFVSVTETYLASGGTASLIITDLGISGVEVKTILSAP, encoded by the coding sequence ATGTATAATTATAAAAATATTTTTATAATTCTGATTCTTTGTTTTGCGAACTCATTAATCTCAAAACCAAACATTTCCTATAAAATTGGAGATAGGTTGTATGTATTGGCAAAATCAGGTTTACATCTACGAGCTAAACCGTCCAAACGGGGAAGGCTTTTACAGACTGTATCTTTTGGGAGTGCTGCCTTAGTGCAGCAAATAACGGATAAAGAATACGAAGCAGAAGGAATTCCTGGGTTTTGGGTAAAGGTAATTGCAGATGATAGAGAAGGGTATTTATTTGATGGATTTTTGTCCACTTATCCACCGCCGGTAAATGAATTGCCTAGTTTATCAGCCCCAACTCTAAAAAGTTATGCAGAAAAATTTCTTCCTAAAGATACGAAGGTTTCTGAATCAACAGACGAAACTATGGTAACTACGTCTACTCTCATTTTGCCGCTCGCTCGATTAGAAGAAGCATATCTACTCGGAGTTTGTTTTTTATACAACTTTGATAAATACAAATACCCTCTTAAAACTGATATAATCAAGTATGCGGACACCGAAGTGAAGTATATTGTTACTAAAGATAAACTTGGAAATACTTTATTTGTAAGTGTTACAGAAACATATCTTGCATCTGGCGGTACTGCTAGTTTAATTATAACTGATTTAGGAATTTCGGGAGTCGAAGTTAAAACGATATTATCCGCTCCCTAA